GCATTGTGCCAAGCTGTTCCTAAATTTCACAATTAATTAACTACttgattataataatcaaaaggTCAATGTCTAATCACCAATCAAAACACATCTATGAGCAAAGTTTGAGATTGAATGCAATCCAAACATTGTTCAAAGAAATCATACATAATTTCAGCAGAACTAGAATTCACATTTCTAACTGCAGTTACTGTTTTATGTAAGTTCAAATCCATACATAGTATCAGCATTTACCTTCTTCTAGCATGCTTTCCTTCCCTTCTTTTACGAAGAACCGACACGGAGGATGCCGAATGAATTCCTCTCTTCTTGCTGCACATGGTTTCAGAATCTTTAACTACTTTATCGGCAAGTGAAGTTGTTGAATGAATCACAGAACCAAAAGTATCACATGTGtcttctatgaattctttgcCATTTTTATCTGCAACTGAACTTGTTGAATGGCTTACACATTTAAAATTCTTCCTTCTGTGATCCATAACAAAAGTATCAAAAGTATCGCGCCTTGCTTCGGTATTATTGTGCTGATTAAGATCAACAAGAACTACCCGTCTTTGTCCTCTTACCATGTCTTTACATTCAAGAACCATTTTCTTTGCATCTTTTGCATTTTGCCCGGGAATAGGATACTTTGATGCATATCTATTCCGTGGCTTGTATTCATTGGACTTGCTGTTGTGATCCATCTTTCGTATTTGTTGCATTAAAGTAGCAATGTTCTTCGGCGGGTATTTTAATGGAGGAACAAATGTGTTTGGCGGTCCCGGTTGAACACAGCTCTTTGCATTTGCATGTGAGACATGTTTCGTATTCTTTATTTCGCATCTCTGTGCCAAGGGAAATTGTTCTCGCTTATTGATTGACGCCGTTCTTATGTGCGCGTTCACTTTTGATAATTTCTCATCCTTCCTACAAATATCAAATCTGTTTACAATGTATTTCATACG
The DNA window shown above is from Dioscorea cayenensis subsp. rotundata cultivar TDr96_F1 chromosome 12, TDr96_F1_v2_PseudoChromosome.rev07_lg8_w22 25.fasta, whole genome shotgun sequence and carries:
- the LOC120273936 gene encoding uncharacterized protein LOC120273936, which codes for MEFSWADEVEREEEEAKVKRKANPFGDARPREVVLEEKGVDWRKLDLERDLHSILRKDEKLSKVNAHIRTASINKREQFPLAQRCEIKNTKHVSHANAKSCVQPGPPNTFVPPLKYPPKNIATLMQQIRKMDHNSKSNEYKPRNRYASKYPIPGQNAKDAKKMVLECKDMVRGQRRVVLVDLNQHNNTEARRDTFDTFVMDHRRKNFKCVSHSTSSVADKNGKEFIEDTCDTFGSVIHSTTSLADKVVKDSETMCSKKRGIHSASSVSVLRKRREGKHARRR